One genomic region from Anthonomus grandis grandis chromosome 1, icAntGran1.3, whole genome shotgun sequence encodes:
- the LOC126744215 gene encoding uncharacterized protein LOC126744215: MRFKILFLTLFNILLMKQSSALTCYTCSVSENDADTTCADNVTSMPSDSGSITDCDKKFCTIVRVEYLDPKGKLQSFGRSCMDVVPVDGVYEDSTYRTYQWSCKTDLCNSGNGKTSINDGSRSLGDKSTIYAPGTGRSSAEEVAGRLLLVLSCFLLMKIN, encoded by the exons aTGCGCTTTAAAATCTTGTTTCTGACCCTATTTAATATTCTTCTAATGAAGCAGTCCAGTG CTTTAACGTGCTATACGTGTTCAGTGTCTGAAAATGATGCTGATACTACGTGTGCGGATAATGTGACTAGCATGCCTTCTGATAGTGGCAGTATTACCGATTGTGACAAAAAGTTTTGTACTATTGTAAGGGTTGAATACTTG GATCCTAAAGGCAAGTTACAATCTTTTGGACGAAGCTGCATGGATGTCGTACCAGTGGACGGCGTCTACGAAGATTCTACCTACCGTACTTACCAGTGGTCCTGCAAAACCGATCTTTGCAATAGCGGAAACGGCAAAACCAGCATTAATGATGGATCTCGCAGTTTGGGAGATAAAAGTACTATATACGCACCTGGAACAGGCCGGTCTTCAGCTGAGGAGGTTGCAGGGAGATTGCTGCTAGTATTAAGCTGTTTTTtacttatgaaaataaattaa